One genomic segment of Musa acuminata AAA Group cultivar baxijiao chromosome BXJ3-3, Cavendish_Baxijiao_AAA, whole genome shotgun sequence includes these proteins:
- the LOC135632279 gene encoding allene oxide synthase 2-like: MAESDAAPTVKEIPGSYGVPFVSPIRDRLDFYYFQGADKYFQSRVDKYHSTVIRLNVPPGPFMASDPRVVAVLDAKSFPVLFDVSKVEKKDVFTGTYMPSTSLTGGYRVCSYLDPSEPSHAKVKQLLFNVLASRKDAVVPAFRTNFTALFQTMESQLASTGKSDFNKLNDNTSFEFLGEAYFGVRPSSTELGATGPTKSTKWLFLQLCPLMTLGLPKILEELLLHTFPLPSLIAKGDYKALYKYFSDAAGSALDSAEKLGLSREEACHNLLFATVFNSYGGMKVLLPGILGWLAKAEESLHARLAKEIRAAVAGEGGKVTLNAVEKMELTRSVVYEALRMDPPVKYQYGKAKQDLVIKSHDAAYQVKKGEMIFGYQPLATRDPKVFDKAEQFIGDRFLGDEGKKLIKYVVWSNGPETETPSVANKQCPGKELVVLVGRLLVVEFFLRYDTFTADVGTILLGSQVTVTSLTKSSYSSSSSSSTTTNS; the protein is encoded by the coding sequence ATGGCCGAGAGCGATGCTGCTCCCACCGTCAAAGAGATCCCCGGAAGCTACGGCGTGCCCTTCGTCTCTCCCATAAGGGACCGCCTCGACTTCTACTACTTCCAGGGGGCGGACAAGTACTTCCAGTCCCGGGTCGACAAGTACCACTCCACGGTCATCCGCCTCAACGTGCCTCCGGGGCCGTTCATGGCCTCTGACCCCCGCGTCGTCGCGGTCCTCGACGCCAAGAGCTTCCCCGTCTTGTTCGACGTGTCCAAGGTGGAGAAGAAGGACGTCTTTACAGGCACCTACATGCCCTCCACCTCCCTCACCGGCGGCTACCGCGTGTGCTCCTACCTCGACCCCTCCGAGCCCAGCCACGCCAAGGTGAAGCAGCTCCTCTTCAACGTCCTCGCCTCGCGCAAGGACGCCGTCGTCCCGGCCTTCCGCACCAACTTTACTGCTCTCTTCCAGACCATGGAGTCGCAGCTCGCCTCCACCGGCAAGTCCGACTTCAACAAGCTCAACGATAACACCTCGTTCGAATTCCTCGGCGAGGCCTACTTCGGCGTGCGCCCCTCCTCGACGGAGCTCGGGGCCACGGGCCCGACCAAGTCCACCAAGTGGCTCTTCCTGCAGCTGTGCCCGCTGATGACCCTCGGCCTCCCCAAGATCCTGGAGGAGCTGCTGCTCCACACCTTCCCCCTGCCGTCCCTCATCGCCAAGGGCGACTACAAGGCGCTGTACAAGTACTTCAGCGACGCGGCCGGGAGCGCCCTCGACAGCGCCGAGAAATTGGGCCTCTCGCGGGAGGAGGCATGCCACAACCTCCTCTTCGCCACCGTCTTCAACTCCTACGGCGGCATGAAGGTGCTGCTCCCGGGGATCCTGGGTTGGTTGGCGAAGGCGGAGGAGAGCCTCCACGCGCGGCTCGCCAAGGAGATCCGCGCGGCCGTGGCGGGCGAGGGCGGCAAGGTGACGCTCAACGCCGTGGAGAAGATGGAGCTAACCCGGTCGGTGGTGTACGAGGCGCTGCGGATGGACCCGCCGGTAAAGTACCAGTACGGCAAGGCCAAGCAAGACCTGGTGATCAAGAGCCACGACGCGGCCTACCAGGTGAAGAAGGGGGAGATGATCTTCGGGTACCAGCCGTTGGCGACGAGGGACCCCAAGGTGTTCGACAAGGCGGAGCAGTTCATCGGCGACCGCTTCCTGGGGGACGAGGGTAAGAAGCTGATCAAGTACGTGGTGTGGTCGAACGGGCCGGAGACGGAGACGCCGTCGGTGGCCAACAAACAGTGCCCCGGGAAGGAGCTGGTGGTGCTCGTGGGGCGGCTGCTGGTGGTGGAATTCTTCCTCCGCTACGATACCTTCACCGCCGACGTGGGCACCATACTTCTTGGCTCTCAGGTCACCGTCACCTCGTTGACCAAGTCCTCctactcctcctcatcctcctcgtcCACCACCACCAACTCGTAG
- the LOC103978805 gene encoding uncharacterized membrane protein At3g27390, which translates to MGAAQGFITKLGHLLVFLPIFLLLLLLGILKAAFIAPIVFVTVLVGNTALIVGLYPVHAVWTCCCIARTKKFGSLFKVLILLLMPVPILLWPFASVIGTILTGLGFGIALPLMATFEAVRERVPNKFSRCFTAGTWSSIKGGFTIVRDFKDICFHSYFSIMDGLVEATGETIMDMRISQVPGCLLAGILGVLIDVPMISLIVLYKVPVMLFKGWKQLIQDLIGRSGPFLESVCVPFAGLLILLWPVAVELTAVAGILSSFSLGCYAAAVAYQENSTMSGILYVITVISMFDEFTNDFLYMREGSCFPRPKYRKAAISRSPSFPIKRDPIQDDSYPAKRPLIKTASMKVQELKSVVIWDNFFKSCESVGKELVRAGAIHISDLEEWQNSKNKIVNIGLPSYVFLQCCVRSIKSGSVGFVLRDNVEVTSLNRPEGRIFDWLFEPMLVLKEQIKAANLETTEEEYLYKLALYCSDARRFSSWQNGGIAPAEEVKRAQLEGLSRRSQGFSLTISRMPTFRRRFEEVVKALLQEARQVLQRNGDGIEPAL; encoded by the exons ATCGCGCCCATCGTGTTCGTCACCGTGTTGGTCGGGAACACCGCGTTGATCGTGGGGCTTTACCCCGTGCACGCCGTCTGGACCTGCTGCTGTATCGCGAG GACAAAGAAATTTGGTTCCTTGTTCAAGGTTCTCATACTGCTGTTGATGCCAGTTCCAATCCTTCTGTGGCCATTTGCGTCGGTGATTGGTACCATTTTGACAGGACTAGGATTTGGAATTGCTTTGCCACTAATGGCAACATTTGAAGCTGTTAGGGAAAGGGTTCCAAATAAGTTCTCTAGGTGCTTCACG GCTGGTACTTGGAGCTCAATTAAAGGAGGGTTCACTATTGTGCGTGACTTCAAAGATATTTGCTTTCATTCTTACTTCTCCATTATGGATGGATTGGTTGAAGCAACGGGTGAGACAATAATGGACATGAG GATATCACAAGTACCTGGATGCTTACTGGCAGGAATCTTAGGTGTGCTCATTGATGTGCCCATGATTAGCCTTATAGTCCTTTACAAAGTTCCTGTTATGCTGTTTAAAGGATGGAAGCAGTTGATTCAAGATCTTATTGGACGGTCAGGTCCATTCTTGGAAAGTGTTTGCGTTCCTTTTGCTGGGCTTTTGATTTTACTGTGGCCTGTAGCAGTTGAGTTGACAGCCGTAGCAGGGATTCTTTCGAGCTTTAGCCTTGGATGCTATGCTGCTGCTGTTGCATATCAG GAAAATTCTACAATGAGTGGAATTCTCTATGTCATAACTGTGATATCTATGTTTGATGAGTTCACTAATGACTTCTTGTACATGCGAGAAGGCTCATGCTTTCCGAG ACCTAAATATCGCAAGGCAGCTATTTCTCGCTCTCCATCATTTCCGATAAAGAGGGATCCAATCCAAGATGATTCTTATCCTGCAAAACGTCCATTGATTAAGACAGCATCAATGAAGGTGCAGGAGCTGAAATCAGTAGTG ATATGGGATAACTTCTTCAAGTCATGTGAGAGTGTTGGTAAAGAGCTTGTTCGAGCTGGTGCTATTCATATATCAGACTTGGAGGAATGGCAAAATTCAAAGAACAAAATAGTTAACATTGGGCTTCCTTCATATGTCTTTCTGCAGTGTTGTGTCCGTTCAATAAAAAGCGGTTCTGTTGGTTTTGTCTTGC GTGACAATGTTGAAGTCACATCTTTAAATAGGCCCGAGGGAAGAATTTTTGACTGGCTTTTCGAGCCCATGCTGGTTCTGAAAGAGCAGATCAAGGCTGCAAATTTAGAGACAACAGAAGAGGAATATCTCTATAAGCTGGCTCTTTATTGTTCTGATGCTCGAAGATTTTCTTCTTGGCAAAATGGTGGGATCGCGCCAGCTGAAGAGGTCAAAAGAGCCCAATTAGAAGGTTTAAGTAGAAG GTCGCAGGGTTTCAGTTTGACCATTTCGAGGATGCCAACCTTCAGACGACGGTTTGAGGAAGTCGTCAAGGCATTGCTGCAAGAAGCCAGGCAGGTTCTGCAGAGAAATGGCGATGGCATTGAGCCAGCACTATAG